DNA from Microbacterium foliorum:
ACCGCAGCGGTCGCGACGTCACCCGAGCGCCACTGCTTCTCGAGGCGCAGGCGCTCCGCGAGGAGGCTCTTCTCCTCGTCGCGCAGCGATGCGGCCTTCTCGAAGTCCTGCTCCTCGGAGGCGACTTCCTTCTGCTCGCGGACCTTGGCGATCTTCTCGTCGAACTCGCGCAGCTCCGGCGGCGACGACAGGATCGACAGGCGCAGGCGGGCGCCCGCCTCGTCGATCAGGTCGATGGCCTTGTCGGGCAGGAACCGGTCCGACACGTAACGGTCGGCGAGGTTCGAGGCCGCGACGATGGCGCCGTCGGTGATCTGCACCTTGTGGTGCGCCTCATACCGGTCGCGCAGCCCCTTGAGGATGTTGATCGTGTGAGGGAGGCTCGGCTCGTTCACCTGGATCGACTGGAAGCGGCGCTCGAGCGCGGCATCCTTCTCGAAGTGCTTGCGGTACTCGTCGAGCGTGGTGGCACCGATGGTCTGGAGCTCTCCACGGGCGAGCAGCGGCTTGAGGATGCTCGCCGCGTCGATCGCGCCTTCGGCGGCGCCCGCACCCACCAGGGTGTGGATCTCGTCGATGAAGACGATGATGTCGCCGCGCGTGCGGATCTCCTTGGTGACCTTCTTCAGGCGCTCCTCGAAGTCACCGCGGTAGCGGGATCCGGCGATGAGCGAGCCGAGGTCGAGCGAGTAGAGCTGCTTGTCCTTCAGCGTCTCGGGCACATCGCCCTTGACGATCGCCTGAGCGAGGCCCTCGACGACGGCGGTCTTGCCGACGCCGGGCTCGCCGATGAGGACGGGGTTGTTCTTGGAGCGGCGAGACAGGATCTGCATGACCCGCTCGATCTCCTTCTCGCGCCCGATCACCGGGTCGAGCTTGTTGTCGCGCGCGGCCTGCGTGAGGTTGCGGCCGAACTGGTCGAGCACCTGCGAGCCGCCCTGGGCGCTCGGGGTGTCGTTCGACTGCGCGCCGACCGCGGCGGGCTCGCGTCCTGGCGCTCCGGAGAGGAGCTGGATGACCTGCTGGCGGACCTTGTTGAGGTCGGCGCCGAGCTTGACGAGGACCTGGGCTGCGACACCCTCGCCCTCGCGGATGAGACCGAGCAGGATGTGCTCGGTGCCGATGTAGTTGTGACCGAGCTGCAGAGCCTCGCGGAGGCTGAGCTCGAGCACCTTCTTGGCGCGCGGCGTGAACGGGATGTGACCGGTGGGCTGCTGCTGGCCCTGACCGATGATGTCCTGAACCTGCTCGCGGACGGCGTCAAGGGAGATGCCGAGGCTTTCGAGTGCCTTGGCTGCGACACCCTCACCCTCGTGGATGAGGCCGAGCAGGATGTGCTCGGTGCCGATGTAGTTGTGGTTGAGCATCTTCGCCTCTTCTTGGGCGAGGACGACCACTCGACGGGCTCGGTCCGTGAATCTCTCGAACATGCTGTGACTCCTTATTCGCACTGGGGCGAAGCGAGGATCCCTCGACGGTCTCCGCGCCTTTACATCGAGAGTAACCACCGTGCGGAGGCAGTATGCCCGTGTTCGCCGTCGGCATAGCGGCGTGACGGCCCCTCGCAGCGCCACGGATGCGGGCGGGGTTGACGTGCATATCGACAGTCGATATGTTAACGATTATCGGTAATAACGATCAACGATAAGGAGTGGATGATGACCTCGACGAAGACCCGCGCGATTTCCCTCGGCGACAGGGGAGCGCTGATCGGCTTCTGCATCGCCGGCGTCGCGATCGCCGCCTACATCACGGTGTTCTCGATCATCCGGATCATCGAACTCGCCCGCGGCGTCGACGTCCCCGTCCTCGTCGAGTTCATCGGCTCGAAGACGCCGGTCGACCTGCCGCTCAGCACCGGGGACAGCATCTCGGTCGGCCTCGACAGCGCCGTCATCACGGCGCCTGAGCTGCCGATGATCGCGATCGTGCCCGGCATCATCGCGCAGATCGCGCAGATCCTGACCATCGTCATCGTGATCGGATGCCTCATCCTGCTGGCTCGGAGCGTGCTCGCCGGCCGCGTCTTCAGCCGCCGCAACACCGTCCTCGTCGCGACGGCCGGAGTCACCGGACTCCTCGGCTTTGCCGCGGTGCGCTTCTTCGACAACATGCTGGCCAACGCGACCGTCGCCCGCATCACCGGCAACGGAGTCGAGAACGCGGTGATCAGCGTCGAACCGTTCACGTTCGTGCTCGCGGCGTTCGTCTTCGCGCTCACCAGCACGGTCTTCGTGATCGGCGACCGCCTGCAGCGCGACACGGAAGGCCTCGTCTGATGTTCGCCTACTCGTCGAGAGAGCTCGGACCATCTCTGCTCTTCATAGCGGCCGGACTCGTGGTCATCGCGCTCATCGCGGTCTTCGTGGTCTGGCGCGGCAAGCGCAGAGGAAGCCGAACGCTGGTGATAGACGCCGCACTGACCGTGTCTGGATGGTGGGTCACTTTGTCAGCGCTGAGCGCGATCGTGTTCGTGATCAAGATCTTCGCGACCGACTGGGCGGAGATCGCCTCCACGCCGCTCTGGATTCCGTGGCCGAGCGATCTCGCGTGCTCGGACGAATTCGAGGTCACCGGGGCTGTGCTCCAATGCGGTGGCGGCACGATCGAGAACATCACCGTGCGCGGCGCCTCGCTCGGCTTGAGGGCGCTGGCAGGTGCCGCTCAGATCTCGAGCCTCGCTTTCGCCACGATGCCTGCGGCGATGATCATGGTCATTTGCTTCCAGACGCTCCGAGGGCGCGCCTTCTCACAGACCGTGTCACGAGCCCTCACGATCGGCGGGATCGGGGTTCTCGCATTCGGGCTCGCGTCCGACATCTTCGGTTCGATCGCCGCGACTGCAGGTCTGCGCGAGGTGTTCCCGCCCGACAGCGAGTGGTATCCAATGACGTTCCAGCTCTCCGTCACGCCGCTGCCGTTCGCCGGTGCACTGGGCCTGATCGCTCTCGCTGCCGTCTTCCGGCAGGGGCTCCGCCTCGAGCAGGAGAAGCTGAGCCTGCAGCAGGAGAGGGACTCACTGCTCAAGGACACGCAGGGCCTCGTATGAGCCCGGCGGAGAACGACGACGAGCTCACTGGCATCCACTGCCGACTCGACGAGCTGCT
Protein-coding regions in this window:
- a CDS encoding ATP-dependent Clp protease ATP-binding subunit, which encodes MFERFTDRARRVVVLAQEEAKMLNHNYIGTEHILLGLIHEGEGVAAKALESLGISLDAVREQVQDIIGQGQQQPTGHIPFTPRAKKVLELSLREALQLGHNYIGTEHILLGLIREGEGVAAQVLVKLGADLNKVRQQVIQLLSGAPGREPAAVGAQSNDTPSAQGGSQVLDQFGRNLTQAARDNKLDPVIGREKEIERVMQILSRRSKNNPVLIGEPGVGKTAVVEGLAQAIVKGDVPETLKDKQLYSLDLGSLIAGSRYRGDFEERLKKVTKEIRTRGDIIVFIDEIHTLVGAGAAEGAIDAASILKPLLARGELQTIGATTLDEYRKHFEKDAALERRFQSIQVNEPSLPHTINILKGLRDRYEAHHKVQITDGAIVAASNLADRYVSDRFLPDKAIDLIDEAGARLRLSILSSPPELREFDEKIAKVREQKEVASEEQDFEKAASLRDEEKSLLAERLRLEKQWRSGDVATAAVVDEGLIAEVLAQATGIPVFKLTEEESSRLVFMEKALHQRVIGQEEAIAALSKTIRRQRAGLKDPKRPSGSFIFAGPTGVGKTELAKALAEFLFDDEAALISLDMSEFGEKHTVSRLFGAPPGFVGFEEGGQLTEKVRRKPFSVVLFDEIEKAHPDIFNSLLQILEEGRLTDGQGRMIDFKNTVIIMTTNLGARDIAGGPVGFQIEGVNSTNYERMKGKVNEELKRNFKPEFLNRVDDIIVFPQLSKSELVQIVDLFTKRLGERLLDRDMTIELSQTAKERLIEIGFDPALGARPLRRAMQHEVEDRLSEKILHGELNPGDHVKVDAKDGEFLFEHGPRGEKVAVGVNTGGEISATPDLAVASGE